In the Brevundimonas sp. LM2 genome, CAAGGCCGAGAAGGGCTCCCCCATCGCCGCCCTGGCCCTCAGCCCCGACGCCACCCGCGTCGCCTGGGCCGACGAGGACGGCAACGCCGGCGTCGCCGAGGTCTCGATCGACTGATCGCTCGACACGCCGCGCCGCCCCCGCCTATCGTCGGCCATGAGCGGGGGTCCGGAATGCGGGGTCGAAAAGAGCGGGGCCAGACCCCGCGCATGGCCTTCGGGTGCCTGGCTGTGGTCGTCCTTCTGACCGTCGCGGCGGGGGCCTTTCTTGTGGTTTTCCTTTGGGACGTGAATCTGCCGGCATGACCGACACCCGGACCCCGTCGCCGTCCCCCCGTCGCCGCCGTCGCGGCCGACCCTGGCTGATCGCCCTGCTGATCCTGGCCCTGCTGCCCCTGGGCGGGGTGCTGATCCACCGGTTCCTGCCGGTTCCCGTGACCATCCTGATGGCGCAGCAGGCCTTGGCCGGCAAAGGCCTGGACTATCGCTGGACGCCGCTCGAGGACATCTCGCCCCACCTGGTCGTGTCCGCCATCGCCGCCGAGGACGCCCGCTTCTGCAGCCACGGCGGCTTCGACCTCGAGGCGATCGAAAAGGCGCTGAAGCACAACGAGAACGGCCGCCGGATCCGGGGCGGCTCGACCATCAGCCAGCAGACCGCCAAGAACGTCTTCCTCTGGCCCGGCCGCGACTGGGTGCGCAAGGGACTGGAGGCGGGCTATACGGTGCTGATCGAGACCGGATGGGGCAAGCGCCGCATCCTGGAGGTCTATCTTAACGTCGCCGAGATGGGGCCGGGCGTCTATGGGGCCGAGGCGGCGGCCCGGCACTGGTTCGGGACCTCGGCCGCCGACCTCAGCCCGCGTCAGGCGGCCCGGCTCGCCGCCATCCTTCCCAGCCCGCGCCGCTACGACGCCGGCACCCCCGGTCCCTATGTCCGACGGCGCGCGTCCCGCATCCAGGCCGCCGCGCGCACCGTCCGAAACGAGGGCCTGGCCGCCTGCGTCATCTGAAATAATGTTGTTATATATCGGTGCGTTAACTCTCGCCCCTACCGTTCCATTAATCGCTAACTCGTAAGTCTGTCCGCGCGCGGACCCAGTCGGCCCGTGACCAGAGTGCGGGTAACCATGCGTAGCGTGACACGGACAGTCGAGGCCCTGCAGACCTTCGCGGCACGCTTCGCCGCCGACTCCCGGGGCAACGTCGCCCTGATCTTCGCGATGGCCCTGCCGACGATGGTGTTCATGACCCTGGGCGGGGTGGACATCAATCGCGCCTCGACGGTGCGGATGAATCTGCAGGATGCCCTGGACGCCGCCACCCTGGCCGCCGCCCGCTCGCAGTACACCGACGACCCCAACATCAATCGCGTCGGCCTGGCGGCGCTTCAGGCCAATCTGGCCGCGTTCGGCGACATCACCCTGCTGACCGACGCCACCAGCTTCCACCTGGACATGACCACGGGCGCGGTCGTCGCTGATACGACGGTGAACGTCGACGCCCTCGTGGCCAACATCATCCTGCCGCCCTACGATCAGGTGCTGGGCGACCAGATCCCCGTCAGGGCCCATTCCGAAGCGTTGCGCTCGAACAACCGGATCGAAGTCGCTCTGGTGATCGACAACACCGGGTCGATGTCCGAGCAGAACCGGCTGGTGAACACCAAGGCGGCGGCGCTCGCGCTGATCAATCGGCTGGAGGCGGCCGATGGCCGGTCCATCGAGCCGGACGCCATCAAGATCTCCCTGGTGCCCTTTTCCCAGACGGTCCGGGTGCTGCCGGGCGGCACGAACACGCCGCCCAGCTGGATGAGCAATGCGGTCGATCATACGGGCGGTGGCATCTACAACAGCTCGACCAACGCCTACAGCCTGTTCGACGCCAACGCCGCCGGGCGCTTCGACCTGTTTGGCTGGTTGAACACCACCTGGGGTGGCTGCGTCGAGAGCCGGCCCCAGCCCTACGACATCCGCGACACGGCCCCGACCAGCGCGACCAAGGCGACGATGTTCGTGCCGTATTTCGCCCCGGACCAGCCGGACAAGGACTATCCCAACGACTCGACGTGGAAGGGCTATGCGTCCGAGGGCAACGACTATCTTGAGGACGGCCGCGGCGGCTCGACCGCCAATCCGGCCTTCGCCAACACCACGGCCGGCGCGGCGGCCCGCAAGAAGGAATGGTTCGATCGGGTCCGCAACACAGCGCGCTATTCAAGCACGCCCCGCAACGCCGCCAACGGCCACCGCCTGACCCTGACGACGTCGATCGGCCCGAACATGGGCTGCGACCTGCAACCCATCATCCGGCTGACCGACGACTACACGGCCCTGCGCACGGCGGTGAAGAACATGGTCGCCTCCGGCAACACCAACGTCCCCCTGGGCGCCATGTGGGGCTGGCACACCCTGTCGCCGCGCGCGCCCTTCGGCGACGGACGGCCCTATGGCACCGAGCGGCTGAAGAAGATCATCATCATCATGACCGACGGCGCGAACGTCATGAGCGACACCAACACCCCCAACGACAGCATGTACAACGGCCTGGGCTATATCTGGCAGAACCGGCTGGGCATCGTCTCCGGCAACGACACGACCCGCCGCCAGAAGATGGACGAGCGCTTCGACCACGTCAGCCGGGGCGCCGAAGACCCCTTCGGCAGCACCGAGGACATGTGCGGCAACATGAAGAAGGAGGGGCTGGAGATCTACACCGTGGCCGTCCAGGTGGATGGGACGGCCCAGACCCTGCTGCGGCGCTGCGCCACCGACGCCGACCACTATTTCCCAGTCACCAGCGCGTCGGGCATCGGCGCGGCCTTCGACCGCATCGCCGGGGCCATCGAGAACCTGAGGATCAGCCGATGATCGCCTCCGCCATCGCCGCTTCCGGCATCGCCACGGCCACCGCCCGGTTCGAACAGAGCGCCATCCGCACCGCGACGGGCTCCCTGGACAATCTCGGGGCCGAACTGGTCGAACAGACCATGGCCGCCACGGCGGTCTCGGCCAACGTCGCCGTTTTGAGAACCGCCGACGACATGGTCGGCAGCCTGCTGGACATCCTCGCCTGACGGCCGCACCTTGGCGCTCCCGACCACCGGGCGCTGAGGCGGCAGGCTTTTCGAGCCGAGCGGTAGCGCCCCGAACAACCGGGCGCTCAAGCAGCGAGGCTCCGG is a window encoding:
- the mtgA gene encoding monofunctional biosynthetic peptidoglycan transglycosylase — protein: MTDTRTPSPSPRRRRRGRPWLIALLILALLPLGGVLIHRFLPVPVTILMAQQALAGKGLDYRWTPLEDISPHLVVSAIAAEDARFCSHGGFDLEAIEKALKHNENGRRIRGGSTISQQTAKNVFLWPGRDWVRKGLEAGYTVLIETGWGKRRILEVYLNVAEMGPGVYGAEAAARHWFGTSAADLSPRQAARLAAILPSPRRYDAGTPGPYVRRRASRIQAAARTVRNEGLAACVI
- a CDS encoding VWA domain-containing protein; its protein translation is MRSVTRTVEALQTFAARFAADSRGNVALIFAMALPTMVFMTLGGVDINRASTVRMNLQDALDAATLAAARSQYTDDPNINRVGLAALQANLAAFGDITLLTDATSFHLDMTTGAVVADTTVNVDALVANIILPPYDQVLGDQIPVRAHSEALRSNNRIEVALVIDNTGSMSEQNRLVNTKAAALALINRLEAADGRSIEPDAIKISLVPFSQTVRVLPGGTNTPPSWMSNAVDHTGGGIYNSSTNAYSLFDANAAGRFDLFGWLNTTWGGCVESRPQPYDIRDTAPTSATKATMFVPYFAPDQPDKDYPNDSTWKGYASEGNDYLEDGRGGSTANPAFANTTAGAAARKKEWFDRVRNTARYSSTPRNAANGHRLTLTTSIGPNMGCDLQPIIRLTDDYTALRTAVKNMVASGNTNVPLGAMWGWHTLSPRAPFGDGRPYGTERLKKIIIIMTDGANVMSDTNTPNDSMYNGLGYIWQNRLGIVSGNDTTRRQKMDERFDHVSRGAEDPFGSTEDMCGNMKKEGLEIYTVAVQVDGTAQTLLRRCATDADHYFPVTSASGIGAAFDRIAGAIENLRISR